From Ignisphaera aggregans DSM 17230, the proteins below share one genomic window:
- a CDS encoding amino acid/amide ABC transporter ATP-binding protein 1, HAAT family (COGs: COG0411 ABC-type branched-chain amino acid transport systems ATPase component~InterPro IPR003439:IPR003593~KEGG: kcr:Kcr_0083 ABC-type branched-chain amino acid transport system, ATPase component~PFAM: ABC transporter related~SMART: AAA ATPase~SPTR: B1L7L6 ABC-type branched-chain amino acid transport system, ATPase component~PFAM: ABC transporter; Branched-chain amino acid ATP-binding cassette transporter): MSNDDAILIAKNVTKYFGGLVALDNVSIEVKKYSLTLLIGPNGAGKTTLINVCTGVLKPEKGIIIFDGKDITGYPPHKVYSLGFTRTFQIPQPFKSLTVLENVLAAIRSRGENPLEALRRSSWIRNEYENIEKAFRILKIVGLDRYWDWEAYKLGAGQLKMLEIARSLAAGAKLLALDEPIGGTDPSYANSIFENIRRIKLDAKISFLVIEHRIDIALKYADYVYVMDRGRVIAEGTPSEVLKNPKVAEVYLG, from the coding sequence ATGAGTAATGATGATGCAATACTTATTGCAAAAAATGTAACGAAATACTTTGGTGGTCTTGTAGCACTAGATAATGTGAGTATAGAGGTGAAGAAGTATAGTTTAACACTTTTGATAGGTCCTAATGGTGCTGGTAAGACTACGCTTATAAATGTGTGTACAGGGGTTTTAAAGCCTGAGAAAGGGATTATCATATTCGATGGTAAGGATATTACAGGATATCCTCCGCATAAGGTATATAGCCTCGGATTTACAAGGACATTTCAGATACCACAACCATTTAAATCACTTACAGTTTTAGAAAATGTTCTTGCGGCTATTAGGAGTAGGGGTGAGAATCCTTTAGAAGCTTTAAGGAGGAGTTCCTGGATTAGGAATGAATATGAAAATATTGAAAAAGCATTTAGAATTCTTAAGATTGTTGGACTTGATAGATACTGGGATTGGGAGGCTTATAAACTTGGAGCAGGACAGCTAAAGATGCTTGAAATTGCTAGATCTCTTGCAGCAGGCGCAAAGCTTCTAGCTCTAGACGAACCTATTGGTGGAACAGATCCCTCCTATGCAAATAGTATATTTGAGAATATTAGGAGGATTAAGCTTGATGCAAAGATTTCTTTTCTAGTCATTGAGCATAGAATAGATATAGCTCTCAAGTACGCAGATTATGTATATGTAATGGATAGAGGAAGAGTTATTGCCGAGGGAACACCTAGTGAAGTTTTGAAGAATCCTAAGGTGGCAGAGGTTTATCTAGGGTGA
- a CDS encoding amino acid/amide ABC transporter ATP-binding protein 2, HAAT family (COGs: COG0410 ABC-type branched-chain amino acid transport systems ATPase component~InterPro IPR003439:IPR003593:IPR017871~KEGG: kcr:Kcr_0082 ABC-type branched-chain amino acid transport system, ATPase component~PFAM: ABC transporter related~SMART: AAA ATPase~SPTR: B1L7L5 ABC-type branched-chain amino acid transport system, ATPase component~PFAM: ABC transporter): protein MAVLEVKNLYSGYGKIKVLFDINFSADEGKITAIIGPNGAGKSTLLNSIYGIADIYDGKVLLNGIDITGLKPYIIARMGIGYVPQTNNIFSELSVEENLRIAVRNVSREEFKARMEEVLDFFPKLRELLHRKAGTLSGGERRMLAIAIALMRRPNILLLDEITTDLAPIVVKRILEKVVELRDKMGMTIVMVEQYARRALEICDKVYLIASGQVKFEGDPKQLLEQRELVSLYLGAL, encoded by the coding sequence TTGGCTGTACTAGAGGTTAAAAATCTCTATTCTGGTTATGGAAAGATAAAAGTGCTTTTCGACATAAATTTCTCCGCTGATGAGGGGAAGATTACAGCGATTATAGGTCCTAATGGTGCTGGTAAATCTACTCTCCTCAATAGTATCTATGGTATAGCCGATATATATGATGGAAAAGTTCTATTGAATGGTATTGATATAACAGGTCTAAAGCCATATATCATAGCTAGAATGGGTATAGGATATGTGCCACAAACAAATAATATCTTCTCCGAGTTAAGTGTTGAAGAGAATCTGAGGATAGCTGTAAGAAATGTCTCAAGAGAAGAATTTAAGGCTAGGATGGAAGAAGTATTGGATTTCTTTCCCAAGTTAAGAGAACTGTTACATAGAAAGGCTGGTACCCTTAGTGGGGGTGAAAGAAGAATGTTGGCAATAGCTATAGCGCTAATGAGACGTCCAAACATATTGTTGTTAGATGAGATAACAACGGATCTTGCACCAATAGTTGTGAAAAGAATTCTAGAGAAGGTTGTAGAGCTTAGAGATAAAATGGGGATGACTATAGTTATGGTTGAACAATATGCAAGAAGAGCTCTAGAGATATGCGATAAGGTCTATCTTATTGCTAGTGGACAGGTAAAGTTTGAGGGAGATCCCAAGCAGTTATTAGAGCAACGAGAACTTGTATCGCTTTATCTTGGTGCACTATAG
- a CDS encoding N-acetyl-ornithine/N-acetyl-lysine deacetylase (COGs: COG0624 Acetylornithine deacetylase/Succinyl-diaminopimelate desuccinylase and related deacylase~InterPro IPR002933:IPR010175~KEGG: kcr:Kcr_0814 N-acetyl-ornithine/N-acetyl-lysine deacetylase~PFAM: peptidase M20~SPTR: B1L532 N-acetyl-ornithine/N-acetyl-lysine deacetylase~TIGRFAM: N-acetyl-ornithine/N-acetyl-lysine deacetylase~PFAM: Peptidase family M20/M25/M40; Peptidase dimerisation domain~TIGRFAM: N-acetyl-ornithine/N-acetyl-lysine deacetylase) yields the protein MLIDILKAYSPTNHEDRAIEVLKNYAYELGYEDIVVDEVGNLIASYGRGPISISFIGHIDTVPGELPVSFNGDVITGRGAVDAKGPLVAMFIGASLAKRFIDFNRFKVYAIAVTGEEGDSRGAKNLVKKGFRSDGAVIGEPSNNSIVVGYRGSIKMKIVCRGIGGHSSSPSIEATACDKVIDIWSRIRDRYRGYRASETSASLIYLRCGEESSSVHPRYGESIIDIRVSVDRSIRDIVDEISQLITISSCEYSILDYTNPVKVSLNNVMVRSMTRAMVKHNIRPRFTYKLGTSDMNIIYPIVTENIVAFGPGRSELSHSDREEISIDEMIKGIYIYRDTINEFINIYSAPR from the coding sequence ATGCTTATAGATATATTAAAGGCTTATAGCCCTACAAACCATGAGGACAGAGCTATTGAGGTTCTGAAGAACTATGCATATGAGCTAGGCTATGAGGATATAGTTGTTGATGAAGTAGGTAATCTAATTGCATCCTATGGCAGAGGACCTATATCTATATCCTTTATAGGGCATATAGATACTGTCCCTGGTGAACTTCCTGTTAGCTTCAATGGAGATGTGATAACTGGTAGAGGAGCTGTAGATGCTAAAGGCCCTTTAGTAGCAATGTTTATTGGAGCCTCTCTTGCTAAGAGATTTATAGATTTTAATAGATTTAAGGTTTATGCTATTGCTGTAACTGGTGAGGAGGGAGATAGTAGGGGTGCTAAAAACCTAGTGAAAAAGGGTTTTAGGAGTGATGGAGCTGTAATAGGAGAACCGAGCAATAATAGTATTGTTGTTGGCTATAGAGGGAGTATCAAGATGAAAATAGTGTGTAGAGGTATAGGAGGACACTCATCTTCACCATCAATAGAAGCTACAGCTTGTGATAAGGTTATAGATATTTGGTCAAGGATTAGAGATAGATATAGGGGGTATAGAGCTTCAGAGACATCTGCATCACTAATCTATTTGAGATGTGGTGAGGAGTCTTCAAGTGTTCATCCAAGATATGGAGAGAGTATAATAGATATTAGGGTCTCTGTGGATAGATCGATTAGAGATATAGTAGATGAGATATCTCAGCTAATAACCATTAGCTCATGTGAATATAGCATACTTGATTATACAAATCCTGTTAAGGTTTCGCTAAACAATGTCATGGTAAGATCTATGACAAGAGCTATGGTGAAACACAATATTAGACCGAGGTTTACTTATAAATTGGGAACAAGTGATATGAATATAATATACCCTATTGTTACAGAAAATATAGTTGCATTTGGGCCAGGACGTTCAGAGCTTTCTCATAGTGATAGAGAAGAGATAAGCATTGATGAGATGATTAAGGGGATATACATATATAGGGATACTATAAACGAGTTTATCAATATCTATAGTGCACCAAGATAA
- a CDS encoding acetylornithine aminotransferase apoenzyme ;N2-acetyl-L-lysine aminotransferase apoenzyme (COGs: COG4992 Ornithine/acetylornithine aminotransferase~InterPro IPR005814~KEGG: sto:ST0191 acetylornithine aminotransferase~PFAM: aminotransferase class-III~SPTR: Q976K0 Acetylornithine/acetyl-lysine aminotransferase~PFAM: Aminotransferase class-III) yields MLKYLMLYEDRGIEIEYAESQYVWDSNGRKYLDMHTGHGVAFLGHRNPHIVNTIVDQMSKVMTLSTSFRVKIREEMLEVLSKVVPDRYEYVYLLNSGSEAVEFALKISRKVTGRKKIIYFTNSFHGRTFGALSVTANQKYRKGFEPLLPETMMLRYNDLSEIDKAVDEQTAAVILELIQGEGGINVASEEFVSELRRRTMDVGAILIIDEIQTGFGRTGSIWLSEQYGVYPDILLAGKAIGGGFPVSVIFMPHDIGVKIERGSHGSTYGGNPLACAAVKASTEVLINDSVPQKAYEKGNMFFELLRRELKDIRIVREIRGAGLMIGIDLRIEPTNIIKELQNEGILALKSGTTVLRLLPPYVITNIDIEYAVKVIARTIASQISS; encoded by the coding sequence GTGTTGAAATATTTAATGCTTTATGAGGATAGGGGTATAGAGATAGAGTATGCAGAGAGCCAATATGTATGGGATTCTAATGGAAGAAAATATCTAGATATGCACACAGGGCATGGAGTTGCATTTCTAGGGCATAGAAATCCACATATAGTTAACACAATTGTAGATCAAATGAGTAAAGTGATGACATTATCAACATCGTTTAGGGTGAAGATAAGAGAGGAAATGCTTGAGGTACTTAGTAAGGTAGTACCAGATAGATATGAATATGTATATCTATTGAATAGTGGTAGTGAAGCTGTAGAGTTTGCTCTTAAGATTTCGAGGAAGGTAACAGGTAGGAAGAAGATAATATATTTTACTAATTCATTTCATGGAAGAACCTTTGGAGCATTATCAGTTACAGCAAATCAAAAGTATAGAAAGGGGTTTGAACCTCTACTACCAGAAACTATGATGCTAAGATACAACGATTTATCTGAAATAGATAAGGCTGTTGATGAACAGACAGCAGCAGTAATATTAGAGTTGATACAGGGTGAGGGAGGGATCAATGTTGCATCTGAGGAATTTGTATCTGAGTTGAGGAGGAGAACTATGGATGTAGGAGCAATACTAATTATAGATGAGATACAGACAGGTTTTGGTAGAACTGGGAGTATATGGCTATCAGAGCAATATGGTGTTTATCCAGATATACTTTTAGCTGGTAAAGCAATTGGTGGAGGATTTCCTGTGAGTGTAATATTCATGCCACATGATATAGGTGTAAAAATAGAGCGTGGAAGCCATGGATCTACATATGGTGGAAATCCTCTTGCATGTGCAGCTGTAAAAGCATCTACAGAGGTTCTAATAAATGATAGTGTTCCTCAGAAAGCATATGAAAAAGGAAATATGTTTTTCGAGTTACTTAGAAGGGAGTTAAAAGATATTAGAATTGTTAGAGAGATTAGAGGAGCAGGACTTATGATAGGTATCGATCTAAGGATAGAACCGACAAATATTATTAAGGAGCTACAGAATGAAGGTATATTAGCATTGAAATCTGGTACAACAGTCCTAAGACTATTACCACCATATGTGATAACCAATATCGATATTGAGTATGCGGTGAAGGTTATTGCAAGAACAATCGCTAGCCAGATTAGTAGCTGA
- a CDS encoding lysine biosynthesis enzyme LysX (COGs: COG0189 Glutathione synthase/Ribosomal protein S6 modification enzyme (glutaminyl transferase)~InterProIPR003806:IPR013651:IPR011761:IPR004666:IPR 011870~KEGG: sto:ST0192 hypothetical protein~PFAM: RimK domain protein ATP-grasp; protein of unknown function DUF201~SPTR: Q976J9 Lysine biosynthesis protein lysX~TIGRFAM: lysine biosynthesis enzyme LysX; alpha-L-glutamate ligase, RimK family~PFAM: RimK-like ATP-grasp domain~TIGRFAM: Lysine biosynthesis enzyme LysX; alpha-L-glutamate ligases, RimK family) gives MFIARIGIAYEVIRWEEKLLIDTSRELGLEVVPLHLHNVRLLIGSDGRKLEKELEDIDIVLQRAISHVIALNSSLAFESMGIRSINNSLSMAIAMNKLWTAKLLVQNNIKIPRTIVAFSDETCFRSAEILRYPLVVKPIDGSWGRLIAMARDDEELRSVLEHRSYIPNPVMKVHMLQEFVKKPNRDIRVFVIGEEVPAAIYRVSNHWITNTARGGKAVPVNIDSELRELALKTAKIIGGEILGIDIFEDQERGYVVNEVNAVPEFKNTVMATGVPIHLKIIEYVKSQVKR, from the coding sequence ATGTTTATTGCCCGCATAGGAATAGCTTATGAAGTAATAAGGTGGGAGGAGAAACTTCTTATAGATACGTCAAGAGAGCTAGGTCTTGAGGTAGTACCTCTCCACCTACATAATGTAAGACTTCTAATAGGGTCAGATGGTAGAAAGCTGGAGAAGGAACTAGAGGATATAGATATAGTTCTACAGAGAGCTATAAGCCATGTCATAGCGCTAAACTCTTCACTTGCCTTTGAGTCTATGGGGATAAGAAGTATAAATAATTCGCTATCAATGGCTATAGCAATGAATAAGCTTTGGACTGCAAAACTTCTTGTGCAAAACAATATAAAGATACCTAGAACAATAGTAGCATTTAGTGATGAAACATGTTTTAGATCTGCAGAGATTCTTAGATATCCACTGGTTGTAAAGCCTATTGATGGTAGTTGGGGTAGATTAATAGCTATGGCAAGAGATGATGAGGAATTAAGATCAGTATTAGAGCATAGGAGCTATATACCAAATCCAGTTATGAAGGTTCATATGCTTCAAGAATTTGTTAAGAAGCCGAATAGGGATATAAGAGTGTTTGTTATTGGTGAAGAAGTTCCAGCGGCTATATATAGAGTTAGTAATCATTGGATAACAAATACTGCTAGAGGGGGGAAAGCTGTACCGGTTAATATAGATAGCGAGTTAAGGGAGCTTGCACTTAAAACTGCAAAGATTATTGGTGGTGAAATTCTTGGTATAGATATTTTTGAGGATCAGGAAAGGGGATATGTAGTTAATGAGGTTAATGCTGTTCCAGAGTTTAAGAATACTGTAATGGCAACAGGTGTACCTATACATCTAAAGATAATTGAATATGTAAAATCTCAGGTGAAGAGATAG
- a CDS encoding lysine biosynthesis protein LysW (KEGG: ape:APE_1462a lysine biosynthesis protein LysW~SPTR: Q05E08 Lysine biosynthesis protein LysW~TIGRFAM: lysine biosynthesis protein LysW), which translates to MPTLKCPVCGGPVEVPEDAVSGEIIEHDCGVSLEVVIEGSTVKVRPFEGVGEDWGE; encoded by the coding sequence ATGCCTACACTCAAATGTCCTGTATGTGGAGGACCAGTTGAAGTACCAGAGGATGCAGTATCTGGTGAAATAATAGAGCATGACTGTGGAGTATCTCTAGAAGTAGTTATAGAAGGATCTACAGTAAAAGTAAGACCATTTGAGGGAGTTGGTGAGGACTGGGGAGAGTAG
- a CDS encoding N-acetyl-gamma-glutamyl-phosphate reductase (COGs: COG0002 Acetylglutamate semialdehyde dehydrogenase~InterPro IPR000534:IPR012280:IPR000706~KEGG: sid:M164_1990 N-acetyl-gamma-glutamyl-phosphate reductase~PFAM: Semialdehyde dehydrogenase NAD - binding; Semialdehyde dehydrogenase dimerisation region~PRIAM: N-acetyl-gamma-glutamyl-phosphate reductase~SPTR: C4KJ30 N-acetyl-gamma-glutamyl-phosphate reductase~TIGRFAM: N-acetyl-gamma-glutamyl-phosphate reductase~PFAM: Semialdehyde dehydrogenase, dimerisation domain; Semialdehyde dehydrogenase, NAD binding domain~TIGRFAM: N-acetyl-gamma-glutamyl-phosphate reductase, common form) — protein MDRVRVCILGASGYTGGELLRLLAFHPYAEVVIATSREYAGKPVHYVHFNLRNIYRNLKFSEINIDAITKSCEAVFLSLPHGVSLNYVPKLLEVGLRVIDLSADFRLKNPEMYKVWYGYEHPYPDLLKIAVYGLPEIHRDELRNAKLIASPGCNATASILSLVPLVKNKVVDLDRIIIDVKVGSSEAGSKPSIADHHPEREGSMRPYEAEGHRHTAEVEQELSLIVGQKVNISMIPHAVGGIRGALASSHSWLLRDVEEMDILRMFVETYKGEPFIRIVYKVPPKYPDPKYVIGSNFADVGFAIESRLRRITAFCAIDNLMKGAAGQAIQAFNIAMGFEETAGLQIVPPKPV, from the coding sequence ATGGATAGAGTTAGAGTATGTATATTGGGAGCATCTGGCTATACAGGTGGAGAACTACTTAGACTCTTAGCTTTTCATCCCTATGCAGAGGTTGTTATAGCTACATCTAGAGAGTATGCAGGTAAACCTGTACACTATGTCCATTTCAATCTACGTAATATCTATAGAAACCTAAAATTCAGTGAAATCAATATTGATGCAATAACGAAGAGCTGTGAAGCTGTATTCCTCTCTCTACCCCATGGAGTCTCACTAAACTATGTACCTAAACTCCTTGAAGTAGGTCTTAGAGTTATAGATCTAAGTGCTGATTTTAGATTGAAGAATCCTGAAATGTATAAGGTTTGGTATGGATATGAGCATCCATATCCAGATCTCCTAAAGATAGCTGTCTATGGTTTACCAGAGATTCATAGAGATGAGCTAAGGAATGCAAAGCTCATTGCGTCTCCCGGGTGTAATGCTACTGCATCGATACTCTCTCTAGTTCCCCTAGTTAAAAATAAGGTAGTAGATTTAGATAGAATTATAATAGATGTTAAGGTTGGGAGTAGTGAAGCAGGTTCAAAACCATCTATAGCTGATCACCATCCAGAGAGAGAAGGCTCTATGAGACCTTATGAAGCAGAGGGACATAGACATACTGCTGAGGTTGAGCAAGAGCTATCTCTTATCGTTGGGCAAAAAGTAAATATATCAATGATACCTCATGCTGTTGGTGGTATTAGAGGTGCATTAGCATCTTCACATTCATGGCTATTAAGAGATGTTGAGGAGATGGATATACTTAGAATGTTTGTTGAAACATATAAGGGTGAGCCATTTATAAGAATTGTATATAAGGTACCGCCTAAGTATCCTGATCCAAAGTATGTCATAGGTAGTAATTTTGCCGATGTTGGATTTGCTATAGAGAGTAGGCTTAGGAGAATAACTGCTTTCTGTGCCATTGACAATCTTATGAAGGGTGCTGCAGGTCAGGCGATACAAGCATTTAATATTGCGATGGGATTTGAAGAAACTGCAGGTCTGCAAATAGTTCCACCAAAGCCGGTATAG
- a CDS encoding N2-acetyl-L-aminoadipate kinase ;N-acetylglutamate kinase (COGs: COG0548 Acetylglutamate kinase~InterPro IPR001048:IPR004662~KEGG: sto:ST0194 acetylglutamate/acetylaminoadipate kinase~PFAM: aspartate/glutamate/uridylate kinase~SPTR: Q976J6 Acetylglutamate/acetylaminoadipate kinase~TIGRFAM: acetylglutamate kinase~PFAM: Amino acid kinase family~TIGRFAM: acetylglutamate kinase): MVIVVKAGGRALDKNIDGIVGDLINISKQERVVFVHGGGDAVTDMCKRLGIEPKFVVSPEGIRSRYTDEKELEVYVMVMAGKINKTIVSKLIALGSKAIGITGADGPTLIAERKKRIVIVDERGRKRVIDGGYTGRIINVDITLIKSLIENGYVVVVAPIAIDSEGTLLNVDGDQTAYAIATALKAQDLVILTDVEGVIIDNKIVKEIRSSEIEGIIDKIGTGMNRKVMLAGKAVNEGVNRAIIASGIIQNPILNALSGNGTVVLKG; encoded by the coding sequence TTGGTTATAGTAGTTAAAGCTGGTGGAAGAGCTCTTGATAAGAATATTGATGGAATAGTAGGAGATCTCATAAATATATCGAAACAGGAGAGAGTTGTATTTGTCCATGGTGGTGGTGATGCTGTAACAGATATGTGTAAGAGACTTGGTATAGAGCCAAAATTTGTTGTTTCTCCAGAGGGTATAAGGAGTAGATATACTGATGAAAAAGAGCTAGAGGTATATGTAATGGTTATGGCTGGCAAGATTAATAAGACAATAGTTTCTAAGCTTATAGCTCTAGGCTCTAAGGCTATAGGTATAACAGGTGCTGATGGACCTACTCTTATAGCTGAGAGGAAGAAGAGAATTGTTATAGTTGATGAAAGAGGTAGGAAGAGGGTTATTGACGGAGGTTATACGGGCAGGATCATAAATGTTGATATAACCCTCATAAAGTCTCTAATTGAGAATGGATATGTTGTTGTTGTTGCTCCTATAGCTATAGATAGTGAGGGAACTCTTCTCAATGTTGATGGTGATCAAACAGCATATGCTATTGCAACTGCTTTAAAGGCTCAAGATCTAGTCATATTAACAGATGTAGAGGGGGTAATCATAGATAACAAGATTGTTAAGGAGATTAGATCAAGTGAGATTGAAGGAATTATAGATAAAATAGGCACTGGTATGAATAGAAAGGTTATGCTTGCTGGAAAAGCTGTTAATGAAGGTGTTAATAGAGCTATAATAGCTTCTGGAATTATTCAAAATCCTATACTGAATGCTTTATCTGGTAATGGAACAGTAGTTCTAAAGGGGTAA
- a CDS encoding transcriptional regulator, AsnC family (COGs: COG1522 Transcriptional regulators~InterPro IPR000485:IPR019887:IPR019888~KEGG: sto:ST0193 transcriptional regulator~PFAM: Transcription regulator, AsnC-type-like~SMART: Transcription regulator, AsnC-type~SPTR: Q976J7 HTH-type transcriptional regulator lysM~PFAM: HTH domain; AsnC family) — MPILDDVDLKLLKLLKENARTPYSKLAKELGISESGVRKRIRKLIKMGVIKKITIEYELGNEVKAIILVKTQPPVPVPEVSRNIMKIAGVDIVYEVTGEYDIIVVARSTGVDTINKFIDEIRSIPGVVSTYTMIVLRTWV; from the coding sequence ATGCCTATACTCGATGATGTTGATCTAAAACTTTTAAAGTTATTGAAAGAGAATGCCAGAACCCCATATTCAAAGTTGGCAAAGGAGCTTGGGATAAGCGAATCTGGTGTGAGGAAGAGGATACGTAAGTTAATAAAGATGGGAGTTATCAAGAAGATAACAATAGAGTATGAACTTGGAAATGAGGTTAAGGCGATAATACTAGTAAAAACACAGCCACCTGTACCCGTACCAGAAGTTTCTAGAAATATTATGAAAATTGCAGGTGTAGATATTGTTTATGAGGTAACAGGAGAATATGATATAATAGTTGTTGCAAGATCGACAGGTGTAGATACAATAAATAAGTTTATAGATGAGATTCGCTCTATTCCAGGTGTGGTTAGCACCTATACAATGATTGTACTTAGAACATGGGTATAG
- a CDS encoding homoserine kinase (COGs: COG0083 Homoserine kinase~InterProIPR000870:IPR001174:IPR013750:IPR006204:IPR 006203~KEGG: cma:Cmaq_0261 homoserine kinase~PFAM: GHMP kinase; GHMP kinase domain protein~SPTR: B3T673 Putative GHMP kinases putative ATP-binding protein~TIGRFAM: homoserine kinase~PFAM: GHMP kinases C terminal; GHMP kinases N terminal domain~TIGRFAM: homoserine kinase), whose protein sequence is MAIKDLYDIVEVCISSGNNNIYVYSHSKDFEIPSGEGNVAYHIAKNFREIYNIHNIDIYINVIKGVPPGYGLGSSGATSAATAFGLSKLLQPSLSDIEILRIAGVGEKFASGSIHYDNVAASLFGGIVILDLSKERVYRIIPRSEIYVAIVMPKNVLQIERKTAYARSILPKSIDLDIHVLQSSVIAKMIYALAIDNIDLFGEAVSTDYIIEPIRSKLIPFYSEMKRIALENGALGFNISGAGPSVFSIHRSRDNAENVGKKLIEFLNSRGIETSFFVTQLSDKGAEVMKQW, encoded by the coding sequence ATGGCTATTAAGGATCTATATGATATTGTTGAGGTATGTATCTCCTCAGGCAATAACAATATATATGTATATTCTCATTCTAAAGACTTTGAAATTCCATCTGGAGAAGGAAATGTAGCATATCATATAGCTAAAAACTTTAGAGAGATATACAACATACATAACATTGATATTTATATCAATGTTATTAAAGGTGTACCACCTGGTTATGGACTAGGAAGTTCTGGAGCAACATCTGCAGCAACAGCATTTGGACTCTCAAAACTATTACAACCTAGTCTTAGTGATATAGAGATTCTTAGAATTGCTGGTGTAGGAGAGAAATTTGCTTCTGGATCTATACATTATGATAATGTTGCTGCAAGTCTCTTTGGAGGTATAGTGATTCTAGATCTTTCTAAGGAGAGAGTCTATAGAATTATACCTAGGTCAGAGATATATGTAGCTATTGTAATGCCTAAGAATGTGTTACAGATAGAGAGAAAGACTGCATATGCAAGATCTATATTACCTAAGAGTATAGATCTAGATATCCATGTACTTCAGTCATCAGTTATAGCTAAGATGATCTATGCATTAGCTATAGATAATATAGATTTATTTGGAGAAGCAGTATCTACAGACTACATAATTGAACCTATACGATCTAAGCTTATACCATTTTATAGTGAGATGAAGAGAATAGCACTTGAAAATGGGGCTCTGGGATTCAACATTAGTGGTGCAGGTCCATCTGTCTTCTCTATACATAGATCCAGAGACAATGCAGAGAATGTAGGCAAAAAGCTTATAGAGTTTCTCAATAGTAGGGGGATAGAAACAAGTTTTTTCGTAACACAGTTATCAGATAAAGGTGCTGAGGTGATGAAGCAGTGGTAA